The sequence below is a genomic window from Macadamia integrifolia cultivar HAES 741 chromosome 1, SCU_Mint_v3, whole genome shotgun sequence.
tatatatatatatatatagggagaaagaactctgCCAATCTGGTGTAGCGAACACCAACTCACGGGGCCAATTGGAGAACACGCGGGAACATTTTCAATGCATGGGGCCGGTGGTCTATGTCTGGGTATAGACAACACCAAACTGGAAAGGTTAACAATCgcctagcacagttggtgaggtGGTGGTGCATAATGCCCACTCTCATTGGAGGTCTAGAGTTCAAGTTTCCTTGCTAttaccttccccctccccctttctatagtgtacccatctaagaaaaaaaagactggCAAGGTTCtctttcccatatatataatgTTGAATTGAAGTGAGATGAATGAGAGTTAAGCATCAGAATCACCAACCACCCTTGGTGAATCTGAAAGTATATGAAAACCATGTTGAAATGTTGGGAGATAGAGATATAGTCCCACATCGATCAATTATTTGGGACCTTGGATGTGTATTCATACATCAGTAAGTTATCTTTTGCTAATAACTTAAGTTTTTGGGTTAGACCCTGAGCGATATTTTGTGGAGTATCCTACTTTATTTAACAAACAAAAGTCAAAATCTAGTGCAGCCATACATGAATGGTGTACGAATCTTAACTCCACGATGTCCTAAACTCAATTTGACAAAATTGATCTCACTTTATCAAGATTAAATATTAACTCCAACAACAATGTCTCGTCTAGCTCAtgtattcatttatttatcaaAGGAATCAATCCTACATTCCAATTGTTAAGACTTTATTCTTGTAATCAATATAAATAGACACTATCTTTCATTTTAATCAAAGCTTAACATAGGCTTTGGAATcgataactattttttttttcttgcttccactTTAACCATATTCCctctgcaaaaaaaaattcattccctTCCTTTAGCCAAATTCCCTTCGAAttctatatcaaataataagaAACTTATCTTTCATTTATAGGTTGTGGCTGCCACAAATAGAATAGAAAACAATCCGCCATCGTTCTAAATGGTATTTGATAGTCTCTCACCATTTCCAAATTCAAAGAGGTaaattcttctctcttctataGTTTCTATATCATCTAAAATTGGCAACCATTTAGTGATTAAGATGGATCATTGATTTCTTTGGGAAAGGGATTGATGTTAATGAGCTATGTATGGTATGTGCACTCAAAAAATGTAACAAGTATCATTCTTGGTGGGATATCTAACTAAGATTTTGGCTTTTCTATGGGTTGGGATCCTTGGGGATGTCATGTTTTATGTGGATGAATGAgtctccctattctcttttaATTCATGTGGACCTACTCTTACTCTGATTCTCTCACATTGTTAGATCTACTACTCCTTTGATAAAAGTTCTAAGATTTTGGCTTTTCTATGGGTAGGGTTCCTTGGAAATGTAATATACATTGTGGGGATGGATGAGAGGGCTCCCTAATCTCTTTTCATGTGGAGCCTACTCTTACTCCGATTCTCCCCTTGTTAGATCTACTATCCTTGATAAAGTAATTAGCATTTTCCCTAATGAAAGATGGTTTAATGGGGCCCAAGAAATTCTCTCTTAATGAATAACTTTAGCTGTAAAGATATGAAGCAAAGTTTTGGAATAGGTGGGATTAGCTGGGATTAGCTGATGTGGCATGTATTGGAACCATAGGGTGGAATAATGGATTCGATTAATATCCTTGCTGGACATGACGTTTGGGCAATGCGACGTAAGTGttgacataattttttttcgcAAACTCTTGCTTTtttcgtttcttttttttttttgttcttattctTTCGCTGTAAAATTTTTTGtgcaaatgatattttacattaccttttttttttcagtgtaAAAATCCCTTTTTTGTATTTCTGTATTCTATGTTAAAACAAAtagtcaaaaattttattttacaagaaattttttcttttccaccttAGACATGAAAACAAACAGGTGTGGAGAGTCCAATAATTTCTTTGAGAAGATAAAGAAGACTAGGGGTGAagtcttttctctctttttatttttccccctCCCTTGAATTTTCTTTGGGTTTGTTTCTTCTTGGTAAAATAGTGGTCCAGGACCCCAGGTAGATCAACATGGATATTAATGGAAAGTGAAGAGAAAGAGGACCTCATTGGATGGGGACAGAGTAGCAGTAAAGAGCATGACCAAAAGTTCTAGCTACAAAGGAAATATATGCCCTAAAGGTGAACATGAAATGTGAAACCTTCCTTGAGCACTTGAAAAGAATCAGTATTTCTTTATGATCACAACTCATAAGTTGAAGCTTTAGGTTACGAAACTTAAGGAGAACTTGCCACTAAAAGCTGGATTGAAAGGGCAAGTTCTCTTAAGTTTCATATCAGTGTACAATTTTCCTTGGGTACTTGAACTGAATCACTATTTCTTTATGATTACAACTCATAAAGCTAGGTATAAAAATCCTCGGTCACATTGCACTGGTGCGGTAATGATCTGGATGGCTGAGAGCACCTCGGAGTGTGTGTCCGGGTACTCTTAGCAACCCAGATCCTCACCGCACCAGTGCAGTGCTGCAGAGAATGATTGCTCCAAAGCTAATTAGAGTTGTATGATACGAACCTCAAGAGAAGTTGCCCTAAAAGCCGGCCTGCAAGGTGAGTTTCCTAGGTATCACTATAGGACCATCAGTCCCACAATAGAGACTTGTGGTGGACGTAATCCATGTAGGATGCTTTGGCTTGATCGATCCATATGATACGTCAGTTAGACAATTAGACAATCAGTACTTTATTATAGTTTGTCGTTATAAACATGTGGTTGATTTGCAGGGGTGCGTCAAGTTGATAGTCATCACTTAGTATAATTAGTCATAACctatcaatctttttgcatggatcctcatACTCGTCCTTACTTGAAATATCCATAGAGTCGACCCTATTAAATTAGAATAAGGTTTTgaatgatattgttgttatatatatatatatagagagagagagagagagagagagagagagagagagagagagagagagagagatgtcttGTGAGTTCTGGGTTATGGCATATGGGCTCTGATCTATAGGAACCAATATGATAAAGCTGACCTAATATTCAACTCCACTGCTTGGGACAATGAGGGCATTTGGCCTTCGGATCCTAGTTTAGCAAGTTAGCAACTTTGCATTTAGGAGAAAACCTGTAGTTCAATAAAAAGATTTAAGAATGAGGATAAACTACAAGCAGAATCACTTTTGGGTAGTTGGCTCACCACATGTTTTTCCAAAGCCCAAACATATTgaatcttttttgtttcttttagcTTTTGATCTCTATTCAAGGGAGAAAATTAATTAGAAGAAAATGTGAGGAAGTATTACGAATCTTCACAGCTTTCCAATTATGGAGAAATGATTCTATGACCATTATCAatcattttaaaatcaaaacagaacTTTCCTCTTTCCTTACATATGTGATGGGATGAGAAGGTTCTTCCCCATACTATAAATGTAAGGAAGAATCTATAGATCACGGCAATGGGTGTTTTGAAAAAGGTATCATCCAGATGAatccatattttcaaaaaattcataTGAGATGAGAAACTACACATTGGCATTTGTGGTGATCATTTTCTCATATATGACATCCTATACCCTCACAATTAAGAATTGCGTATGGCACTCAAGAAAGTCTCAAAAATTGTACAATATTGATGTCTGTGTACCACAAATCAAGAAGAGCCCTTCATCACtcaattatatttttctttttattttttattcatttcttacCACCCAAACATACCAGTGTTGAGTCTAGCATCGTTGGGTTTTGATCTAGACTATATAATAACATAGAGAGGGTGCGAGAGAGATGCTAGCATAGCCTCCCCTAGCAGCTTAGAGAATATCTTCTATAAAACTAATGGTGAATTTATgtgaagatgagagagagagagagagagagagagagagagagagagagagggtgctaATGTACGATCTTTTAtgcctttctctttttttctttctttaattttttccttttcttgcaaACCATACATACCTATACCCAAGGGGTGCTTCTAtgtatatgagagagagagagagaatccaatTTAAATATCATATCATTATTTTAATCTTAGGCTCACCCATATATAGACGCCACTCCACTCTCCCATATTCCCATTCCACACCTCCTCTACCGCTCTCTCATTAGAGCTTAACACTCTCCTATATCACAGCTTCCTtctctccacccccccccccctctctccctccATCTAAAGGGAGAATATCTTCTATAAAACTAATGGTGAATTTATGTGAAgatgagagagacagagagggggTGCTAATGTACAATCTTTTAtgcctttctctttttttctttcttcaattttttccttttcttgcaaACCAAACATACCTATACCCAAGGGGTGCTTCTAtgtatatgagagagagagagagtccaatTTAAATATCATATCATTATTTTAATCTTAGGCTCACCCATATATACACGCCACTCCACTCTCCCATATTCCCATTCCACACCTCCTCTACCGCTCTCTCATTAGAGCTTAACACTCTCTCCTATATCACAGCttccttctctcccccccccccccccccccccctctctcttcctccatcTAAAGGTGTCTATTCCTTCACCTCTAGAGAGATGTCTGGAGTGTGGGTCTTCAGGAACGGCGTGGTTCATCTGGTCGAAAATCCGGCAACGGAACCATTGGACGGCGGCGGTAGCCGGCAGGCATTGAACAGTCGTCGCAAAGTTTTAGTTCACACACCCAGTAACGAAGTTATAACTTCCTATGCTGTACTTGAGAGGAAGCTGTTGGGGTTAGGGTGGGAAAGGTATTACAATGACCCAGACTTGCTTCAGTTCCACAAGAGAGACACAGTTCATCTCATCTCTCTCCCTATAGACTTTAGCAGGTTCAGGTCCTTGCACATGTATGACATAGTTGTTAAGAACCGTAATTGTTTTGAAGTTAGGGATATGTAGCTCTCCTCTTCCCCAGCCCCCTTCTCtgctatttctctttctttatgtGTCTCTCTAAGAAGGTGGAagtgaagttgaggacttaatTTAGGGTTGTTTTCGGACTGGATTAATGTGTTGTTGTGTGCTTTTATTATGTAAATTATTGTTGTATCCAGCTTCATTAATGAAATATGGGTTTATTGTGTGTTTAGTGGCTTCAATTTATTGTGAATCCTAGCCATGGCACCATAATCAACTGGGTATAATTTATTGTGTTGGgtgtatgatgttttgtattccGATCGCTTGCAGCGGATTGATTTCAAAGAATTGTTAAGAAGTTGAAGGCATGAGGCCTTGAGATAAATTACTTGTATAAggttttgctatatatttgtagtgaagGTTCTTGCTCTGCAATCAATCTGAGAGATATGTGAGGACGagattgtaaccctattctccttCAATTATAAAGTATATTTCATTTAACTTTAAATGtaaataatcttattaaacCACGTAAATCTAtataaacttttattttcacaGAGATGATTATGTGGACAAAATGCCATGCTGAACATGACATGTTAAGACTTTCTCAAAAATGAATAGAAGTATCTCCTACTGCTATTTCTTGTGCTCTTCATAAACAtgcatctctccctctctctcttggaGCTTAAActttatgtctctctctctatcacACAAACATACTTAAAAGTCCAAACTCCAAAGTCCACGTTTTCTATTCATGATATTGGGCCATTGAAGATTGAAGACGACCCACATAGGAGTGGGATCTTAGTTAGATCATCCATCCATTGGGCATTTACAAACGGAATTCAGGACGTGGATAGTAAGTAAATCCCTTGGTTGGCTTGAAGTGACCTTCCCCAGCCATCACCCAAATTACAAATATATCTTTCCTGTCAAATCCCATAACTAAGCTCTCTTTGTCTCCCAATTAATATCCCAAATATCACATCCCTAGAGTCTTATTTTCTTACAAAGAACCGAATCAATCATCCCATCCAAGAGAGAAAGGTATAACCCAGTCCACTCACACACAGCAAAAGAATTAAAACCGTAAATCAGGAGAGATTGGAAACCCACAAATATTATAAACTAATTTCACTATAATTTTCTGGAGTCGTGTGAACTGTGAAAGAAAGATAGCTACAACACCTTGGGTGTAGCTCCTCTGGTCTAAAGGCGTTTTGTGTTAAATAGATGtcttcaattcaagttttttcGTGACTGATTTATTATACGGGTTAATGTGACTGCACATAATTAGGGTTTAGCTTTGGACCTGAtcataaaaaattgataaatttgATGGTTTcgttaggaagaaaaaaaagagatgtaCAAGCTTTTATCTTTTAATTGTAGATggtgtagaaacgtaaccctaaaaacGATATAGaaagtaatggaaaaacaagaataaacaatgcacacaggtttacaaATTTCGATAAGATTGCTTACGTCTtcgatgagattctgcttcactatcaataaagAATATGATTACTATGCTCATTCTCACACCTCTCATAATTGTTTACAGAGAAAGTTactcttgctacaaatatatagcgaaaaatccTAATATAGAAAAGTATgaaattaccctaaaaaaaaaaattcaaatggaatgTCTACACAAGAACTctttggattaaactgcgatagAATACAAGATATCATACACCATCAGATAAAACCATTCttcatccatgatccatcaacATCCATCCATCTAAACCTATTATACTGCATAAGCGGAGGGAGGTGAAGGTATCAGACCCAATCAGTTGGTGATCATCAACTAACTAGGACTGTTTGGTTACCCCTCACCAACTACTGGAGGACCCAAGTAAACGACAATAACCTTTCTCATTTTTCAGATAcaccacgagagagagagagagagagagagagagagagagagagagagagagagagagagagaaggcatgAGCAATCATGGATCACGAGCTACTGTACCAATGTGAGTACTTTGGGTAAAATGACAGACAAGGGGTGCTTTATGACTTTACTTGAAGCTGAGTTCCAAACTATACTACTGAAAACAAAGCTctctgctttttatttttttcctataagaCTCATTATATAGAGTCTAGATCTCTAGAGTCTAGGCTGTATGATAAATCTCGTCGtgttttgatttgttttatttaCTAACTGAAAATTTTCAGTAACCCATGCATTCCCTCTGCATTCCCTCTGGTCAGGTAACTTGGTTTCTCTTCATATTACTCTTCTTGTTTTGGCCTGCTGTGATCCTTCTGGTTTATAGTGTAAATGAACATAGGCCAAGGGTGgctagctagctagctagctactagggttttcctaccttctctaatatgaaatattttattcattatttttaagaagaaaaatatataataattaaaaaaaaaaaaaaattctttaaggGGCATAGGAAACCATTACATGTAAAGGCTAACTTACTAATTGGTGTCAGGTTCTTTTAACTGTTTCATAATAGGCTAGCTACTAGGgtttttcaatgttttatttACTACTTATTTGGAATGAACCTTAACATATGAGCCTGGGATCTTGTGATCTATTTGTTCAATATTTGATCTCCATCTGATAATGTAGCATaaccacacccaaaaaaaagaatgggGAAACTTTATCCCttcattaattatttttattcaatattTTGGAATTCCAAATTGATGACCTATAAATTTTTAAAgtgaatttaaagggaaaagtAGAAGTAACTTGAACAAGTTGCCTTCTTTTGAACCCCCTATTTATTTTACACTCAACATGTCACGTGGGGTAATATGAAATATTGAATGAGAAGAGAGCGAACACCATATATTATTCATATATATCTAATTTCAGCTTCAAATTCGATTGGATGGTCCatcatttattaaacaattttcattattatctGATCCAACCATAAGTGGTTTTTAAtaacttatttttttagtaaaatgaTTTTTAGTCAATTAATCCAGTAGATTCTGAAATTCGCTAGTGTTCATTTGAGACCAAAATTAATAAATAGGTAGGGGATGATGATTCTTACCTCCCAATGAAATTTAAGCCCTAACTTATATATCATATGGTAAAAAATCCTGCTCACATGTTGGGTTCTAGCTAGTGGTGGAAAGGTTTAGGGAAAAGGATGCATACACTGCCCTTGTAAAGATTCTTTTATACTCATCTCACTTGATGAATAGTGGGTTCACACTAACAACATCACTCTCCTATTTTGTCCATGTCATGTGAACCCTATATGGATTATACCATTCTCCAATCCCTCATTGGTGTAGTGTGCAGAATCCTACTTACATTGTTGCCCTTGTAGGAAACCCTCCCCCTAAATGttcatttcatttttcaatCCATGTTATAATATTATCCTtgaataaatcccataataTGTATTTTTTGGACTagttttttcttcatccatcggtgaagagagaatctatgGTTTCTGATGGTTGAATTGGACTCAAAAAAAGTATTTTGAACCCTAAACAATAAGGGGGAGGTAACGATGAGATCACATGATGGATTAATATTCCAAGAGTCCCATCATAGCATGAAAACCATGGGTTTACATGGGGTGTTCTGCATGCCTAACAATATCCAAAAAGGACTCTTAAGGAAAAGATGAATATCAAAATTAATGTTCATCATCAATTGAATATCATTTATTGACAATGTCTAAGGTTATAGAATAACACCGAAGAGGACTTGTTAACTcatttaaaatattaattttgataAGCAAAGGGTTGGTTGGTCACaactataaattttaaaactaaaat
It includes:
- the LOC122082067 gene encoding flowering-promoting factor 1-like protein 3, with the translated sequence MSGVWVFRNGVVHLVENPATEPLDGGGSRQALNSRRKVLVHTPSNEVITSYAVLERKLLGLGWERYYNDPDLLQFHKRDTVHLISLPIDFSRFRSLHMYDIVVKNRNCFEVRDM